GTGCGGAACCGGGGCGCTGCGGCGGGAATCAGGCGGGGCGTCTTGCGGCCGACGCCAATGCGAGCGTCTCGGGTGGACGGCACCGTTCAGGGGCATGTCGCGGGGCGTCGGCTCGTGACGGACGGTCGGGCAAAGGCCAAGACGCGCGCGTCGGCTCTTGAGTCGGGACAGGCGAAGCTGTTACGATAATACCAGTTCGAGCCGAACATTGTCCCTCGCGGGAGGCGCTGCGCGCTGAAGCTCGTCGATCTCGCGTTCATCAGGCTTTGCAGTCGGTCGGTGCTCGGTTCGGGCCCGTCAAGCAGAGGCCGGGGTGAGGCCCTGGAAGGGCCGGCCCCCCGAAGATGCGAAGGGAGACTGGCCATGACTCTCCAGATCGGCGACATCGCGCCCGATTTCGAAGCAGAGACGACCCAGGGGCGCATCCGTTTTCATGACTGGATCGGCAACTCGTGGTGCGTGCTGTTCTCGCACCCGAAGGATTTCACGCCGGTCTGCACGACCGAGCTCGGCTACATGGCGAAGATCAAGCCGGAGTTCGACAAGCGCGACGTCAAGGTCATCGGTCTGAGCGTCGATCCGGTCGAAAATCATGCGAAATGGGCACGCGACATCGAGGAGACCCAGGGATTCGCACCCAATTATCCGCTCATTGGCGACACCAACCTGAGCATCTCGAAGCTCTGGGGCATGCTTGCCGCGGCCACGACCGGTGATGCAACGACACGCACGCCGGCCGACAACCAGACCGTCCGCAACGTCTTCGTGGTTGGCCCCGACAAGAAGATCAAGCTTGTGCTGGTCTATCCCATGACGACCGGTCGCAACTTCGACGAAGTGCTGCGGGTGATCGATTCGCTGCAACTGACCGCCAAGCACCGGCTGGCGACACCGGTCAACTGGAAGCAGGGCGAGGACGTCATCATTGCCGGCTCGGTGACCGACGACGAAGCCCGGCAGCTCTATCCGCAAGGCTGGAAAGCGCCGCGGCCCTATATCCGCATCGTGCCGCAGCCGGGCCGGGTTTAGGGCCTGACAAGGGGGCGCGGCGGTCGTAGTGGAGGCCTCACGACTGCCGGCCGACCATGGGCGTGGAGGCCAGGTCATGATCTTCCGGCAGCTTTTTGACCAGACGTCGGGAACCTACAGCTATCTCCTCGCCAGCCGGCGCGGCGGCGAGGCGCTGATCATCGATCCCGTGCTGGAAAAGGTGGATCGCTACATCCAGCTGTTGCGCGAGCTGGACCTCAAACTGGTCAAGGCGGCGGACACCCACCTTCACGCCGATCATATCACCGGCCTGGGGGCGCTGCGCGACCGCACCCATTGCATCACCATCATGGGCGAGCAGAGCGGCGTGGACGTGGTTTCCATGCGCGTCTCGGAGGGTGACAGGGTGAAGATCGAAGGCCTTGCGCTGGATGTGCTCTACACACCCGGCCATACCGACGATTCCTATAGCTTCCTGTTGCCCGACCGGGTCTTCACCGGCGACACCCTGCTAATCCGCGGCACCGGGCGCACGGATTTTCAGAATGGCGACCCGCGTGCCCAGTATGAATCGATCTTCGGCAAGCTGCTCAAGCTGCCGGACGAAACCCTGGTCTTCCCGGCGCATGACTACAAAGGCGACATGGTCAGCACGATCGCCGAAGAGCGAGCTTTCAATCCGCGGCTGCAGGTCGCGTCGGTCGATCAATATGTCGACCTGATGAACAGCCTCCATTTGCCGAATCCGAAGATGATGGACGTCGCGGTGCCGGCCAACATGCGTGTCGGTCTGGCCCAGGCCGAGATCGCCCGGCGCGGCTGGGCGGTCGCGCCGGGCGATGCCATGGCGCTGATCGGCCAGCCGGATATCGTGCTGGTCGATCTGCGCGAGCAGCAGGAGCGCGACAAGCACGGCACCATTCCCGGCTCGCTGCACGCGCCCTATTCCGATCTCGAGGACAATGTGAGGCCGGGTGGCCTGCTGCACGAGCTCGTCGCTTCGACCAGCAAGCGCCTGGTCTTTTATTGCGCCTTCGGGGAGCGTTCGGCGATGGCCGTTCAGGCGGCCCAGGATGCCGGGCTTGCATCATCCTGCCATATCGAAGGCGGGCTCGGTGCCTGGAAACAGGCGGACGGCCCGGTGGCGACCGGCCGCCGCCACGGCTGACAGGGCAAACCGAGGCCTCGCAATGCCTCAGGCCGGCATGGCGAGCGGCCGCTGCAGGCGGGCGATCATTGCGGCTGACCGGTCCGCCGGCGCCGCCTGGGGCGCTTGGCCATTGCCGATTGCCGCGCGGTTTCGACACTCTCGGTCAAGCGGTCCGCGACGTCGAGAATATGCGCTTCCAGAACCGCGACCGCGCGATGAAGATCCTTGGCCCGGCAGAGCTCCAGGATGTGGCGATGGTCCGCCTGAGCCTTTCGCCGCCCGTCCGTGACCTTCATGTGCATGTAGATATAGCGGTCGGTGCCTTCGTGGATCTTGCGGATCATCGCTGTGATATGATCGCGCCTGGCCGGCCGGTACAGCCGCTCATGGAAGCGCCAGTTCATTTCCCCCCAGGTCTCGATGCCGGAATGGTCCATCTCGGCGATGATGGCTTCGGCCTCCGCCAGGTCCTCGTCGGACATGAAGGGTATGGCGGCGGACAGCAGCCAGCTTTCGACCACCGCGCGCAATTCGAAGGTCTGCCGGATCTCGTCGAGCGAGAGTTCGGCCACCACGGCGCCGGAATGGGAGACAATTTTGACGAGCCCTTCGACTTCGAGCTGTTTCAGCGCCTCGCGCACCGGGATCCGGCTGACCCCCAGTTCGGTGGCGATCTTCTCCTGCCGGAGCGCCACGCCCTCTTCGAGCACGCCCGAGAGAATCCGGTCGCGAAGGATCCGGACGACCTCTTCGGCTGCGGTCGCGCGCGTCATGGACTGCCCTTTCATGCGAGGTCGATCTCCCCGGCGATGGCCATTCAGGGGCGATGATCCGGGCATTGCTGTCCGGCACCGCCGCCTCTCAATCAATCAGATTGCGCCGGCCGGCAATCCCGGGCGGCGCGCTTGCCGCCGGCCATGCGCCGCATGTGCAGGACCTGCACGGCTGCCAGGGTGCGCGCGAAGCTGGACTTCGCCAGGCCGGATTGGGACAATGGCGCAACATCATCAAGCGAGGTCGGAATGGACAATCGTAACGAGTTGTGGCGCCACGTCGACGCCTCGAAGGACCGGCTGATCGAGCTCAGCGATCGGGTCTGGGGCATGCCCGAGGTTTGTTATACCGAGGCCCGTTCGGTCGCCGAACATGTCGCGGAACTCAGGCATCAGGGCTTTCGTGTCACCGAGAACGTCGCCGGCATCCCCACCGCGGTGATCGGCGAGGCCGGCGAGGGCGGTCCGGTGATCGCCTTCCTTGGCGAATATGATGCCTTGCCCGGCTTGAGCCAGGAGGCCGGCGTCGCCGAACACCGCCCGGTCGAGGCTGGCGGTCACGGCCACGGCTGCGGCCACAACCTGCTCGGCTCGGCCGCGCTGCTGGCGGCCACCGCGACGAAGAACTGGCTGGCCGAAAACAAGATCCCGGGCCGCGTGCGTTATTATGGCTGTCCGGCCGAAGAGGGCGGGGCGGCCAAGGCTTTCATGGTACGGGCCGGCGCTTTCGCCGATGCCGATGTCGCCATCTCCTGGCATCCGTCGAGCTTCTGGGAGGTGACGCCGCCCTTGTCGCTGGCCAATACCCGCGCCGATTTCCTGTTCACCGGCCGCACCGCCCATGCCGCGGCCGCACCGCATCTCGGCCGCAGCGCGCTCGACGCGGTCGAACTGATGAGCGTCGGCGTCAATTACATGCGCGAACACATGCCGAGCGACGCACGCATCCATTATGCCGTGCTCGATACCGGCGGCATCGCGCCCAACGTCGTCCAGGCGACCGCCCGGGTGCGCTATTCCATTCGCGCCCGTGACCTGCCCGGCATGCTCGAACTGGTCGAGCGGGTCCACAAAGTCGCCAAGGGCGCGGCGATGATGACCGAGACCGAGGTCGAGATGCGCATCGTCAGCGCAGTCTCCAACGTGCTCGGCAACGGGCCCTTGGAGAAGGCGATGCACTCGATCCTCGAGGAGCTCGGCCCGCCGCATTTCGACGAACAGGACCGGGCTTTCGCCAGCCAGATCCGCTCGACCCTGTCGGCGCAGGACATTGCCGCGGTCTATCGCTCGATCGGCTTGCCGGAGACCGATGCGCCGCTCGCCGATTTCCTGGTGCCGCTCGATGCGCCGCGCAATCCGGCGATCGGCTCGACCGATGTTGGCGATGTCAGCTGGGTGGTGCCGACCGTCCAGGCCCATGCGCCGACGGTCGCCATCGGCACGCCGTTCCATACCTGGCAGGTGGTGGCGCAAGGCAAGGCCCCGGCCGCCCACAAGGCCATGGTGCAGGTGGCAAAGGCCATGGCGGCCACCGGCGCGGCGGTGTTGACCGACCCGGCGCTGCGCGCCGCGGCAAAGGCCGATCTCGCCGAGCGGACCCGCAAGACGCCCTATGTCAGCCCGATCCCGGAGGCCGTGGTGCCGCCGTTGACCATGTCGCTCGGCTGAGCCCGTTCAACCCCTGCGTCGCGGTTCGGCCGCGGCGCAGGATCATCTCTTCGGCCCCGCGAATTTGCCGGAATTTTCTCTCCGCGCCCGCTTGGTTCGCGCGATGTCGGTGCCCACCTAGAATTGACCTGCCGGCATCAGCCGGTCTCCAGGCCGTTCTCCTCGCACCGACACGCCCCGCAGAAAGCGACCCCATGGCCAAGCTTACGCTGATCAGTTTTCCGACCTGCCCCTATGTTCAGCGCGCGATCATCGCGCTGAAGGAAAAGAACGTCGATTTCGACGTCGTCTATATCGATCTCGCCAACAAGCCCGACTGGTTCCTGGCGATTTCGCCGCTCGGCAAGGTGCCGGTGCTGAAGGTCGAACGGCCGGGTGAGAACGACGCCATCCTGTTCGAGAGCTCGGTGATCGTCGAATATATCGAGGACACCGCCGCCGGTGCGAAGCTGCATCCGGCCGATCCGCTCGAACGCGCCCAGCATCGTGCCTGGATGGAATATGGCTCGACCGTCCTCGCTGACCTGTTTCGCCTCGGCACGGCCAAGACCGACGCCGAACTCGGCGCTGCCAGGGACGCGGTGACCGCCAAGTTCAAGCGCCTGGAAGACACGCTCGGCCAGGGTCCCTATTTCGCCGGCACCGCCTTCGGTTATGTCGATGCCGTGTTCGCGCCGGCCTTCCGGCAGATCGACGCCCTGGAATCCGCCGTTGAGGCCGGCTTGACCAGGCCGTTCCCGAAAGTCGCGGCCTGGCGGGCGGCGCTGGCCGCGCGGCCGAGCGTCAAGGCGGCGGTGCCGGCTGACTACCAGGCGCTCTACCTGACCCGGCTGCGCAACAACGACGCCCAGGTGCTGAAGCTCGCCGCCTGACGACGGCTTGGCGGGTCGAGCCGTGCCGCTCAGCCCGCCAGCGCCTTGCGGAAGCAGAACTCCCAGCTCTCGCTGACATCGGCGAGATAACGCGAGACCGGCTCGCGGCTGAAGCCGAGCTTTTCGTAGAAGCCGTGGCCGCGGGTGAAGCGGGTGTCCGACCAGAGCACGATCTCGCGGGCGCCCTTGGCGCGAACCAGCGCCTCGCCCTCGGCGAACAGCCGCTGCGCCAATCCCGAGCCGCGCGCATCGGCCGCGACATAGACCTTGAACAGTTCGGCGATGCCGGGCGCCGAGGTCATTGTCGCTGCGAGCGACCCGACGAGTTGGTTGTCGTTCTCGGCGATGAACAACTGCCCGCCATGGGTTCGATAGTGGCTGGCCGGCGCCCTGAGTTCCGGAAATTCGTCATCGAGGAACTGGCAGCCGGGATATTCCGCGAAGACGCGGGCGATCAGGCGGGCGAGGCGCGTGCCATCGGCATCGGTCGCGGGGCGGATGATCATAATGCGATGGTCCTCGTCGCCTGGATGACGGCGAGCGCGTCTTTAGGGGCGAGCGGCGCCGGCGTCCAGGTCGCGCCGGCCGCGACCGCCTCGTCGAGCAGCCTTTGATATTGCCGCCGTGGCAGTTCGATGGCGCCGAGCGAACGCAGGTGGTCGGTGACGAACTGGGTATCCAGGAGCCGGAAACCGCCGGCGATCAGCCGCGCCACCAG
This portion of the Phreatobacter stygius genome encodes:
- a CDS encoding peroxiredoxin codes for the protein MTLQIGDIAPDFEAETTQGRIRFHDWIGNSWCVLFSHPKDFTPVCTTELGYMAKIKPEFDKRDVKVIGLSVDPVENHAKWARDIEETQGFAPNYPLIGDTNLSISKLWGMLAAATTGDATTRTPADNQTVRNVFVVGPDKKIKLVLVYPMTTGRNFDEVLRVIDSLQLTAKHRLATPVNWKQGEDVIIAGSVTDDEARQLYPQGWKAPRPYIRIVPQPGRV
- a CDS encoding GNAT family N-acetyltransferase, whose translation is MIIRPATDADGTRLARLIARVFAEYPGCQFLDDEFPELRAPASHYRTHGGQLFIAENDNQLVGSLAATMTSAPGIAELFKVYVAADARGSGLAQRLFAEGEALVRAKGAREIVLWSDTRFTRGHGFYEKLGFSREPVSRYLADVSESWEFCFRKALAG
- a CDS encoding M20 family metallopeptidase yields the protein MDNRNELWRHVDASKDRLIELSDRVWGMPEVCYTEARSVAEHVAELRHQGFRVTENVAGIPTAVIGEAGEGGPVIAFLGEYDALPGLSQEAGVAEHRPVEAGGHGHGCGHNLLGSAALLAATATKNWLAENKIPGRVRYYGCPAEEGGAAKAFMVRAGAFADADVAISWHPSSFWEVTPPLSLANTRADFLFTGRTAHAAAAPHLGRSALDAVELMSVGVNYMREHMPSDARIHYAVLDTGGIAPNVVQATARVRYSIRARDLPGMLELVERVHKVAKGAAMMTETEVEMRIVSAVSNVLGNGPLEKAMHSILEELGPPHFDEQDRAFASQIRSTLSAQDIAAVYRSIGLPETDAPLADFLVPLDAPRNPAIGSTDVGDVSWVVPTVQAHAPTVAIGTPFHTWQVVAQGKAPAAHKAMVQVAKAMAATGAAVLTDPALRAAAKADLAERTRKTPYVSPIPEAVVPPLTMSLG
- a CDS encoding glutathione S-transferase family protein, which codes for MAKLTLISFPTCPYVQRAIIALKEKNVDFDVVYIDLANKPDWFLAISPLGKVPVLKVERPGENDAILFESSVIVEYIEDTAAGAKLHPADPLERAQHRAWMEYGSTVLADLFRLGTAKTDAELGAARDAVTAKFKRLEDTLGQGPYFAGTAFGYVDAVFAPAFRQIDALESAVEAGLTRPFPKVAAWRAALAARPSVKAAVPADYQALYLTRLRNNDAQVLKLAA
- a CDS encoding GntR family transcriptional regulator, translating into MTRATAAEEVVRILRDRILSGVLEEGVALRQEKIATELGVSRIPVREALKQLEVEGLVKIVSHSGAVVAELSLDEIRQTFELRAVVESWLLSAAIPFMSDEDLAEAEAIIAEMDHSGIETWGEMNWRFHERLYRPARRDHITAMIRKIHEGTDRYIYMHMKVTDGRRKAQADHRHILELCRAKDLHRAVAVLEAHILDVADRLTESVETARQSAMAKRPRRRRRTGQPQ
- a CDS encoding MBL fold metallo-hydrolase, with the translated sequence MIFRQLFDQTSGTYSYLLASRRGGEALIIDPVLEKVDRYIQLLRELDLKLVKAADTHLHADHITGLGALRDRTHCITIMGEQSGVDVVSMRVSEGDRVKIEGLALDVLYTPGHTDDSYSFLLPDRVFTGDTLLIRGTGRTDFQNGDPRAQYESIFGKLLKLPDETLVFPAHDYKGDMVSTIAEERAFNPRLQVASVDQYVDLMNSLHLPNPKMMDVAVPANMRVGLAQAEIARRGWAVAPGDAMALIGQPDIVLVDLREQQERDKHGTIPGSLHAPYSDLEDNVRPGGLLHELVASTSKRLVFYCAFGERSAMAVQAAQDAGLASSCHIEGGLGAWKQADGPVATGRRHG